The window GAGGCGGCCGCGACGGCCGCGGCAAGCGCCGTCACGCTGCGCGCCAGCCCCTCGGAATCTGGCACCTGGGGCGGGAGCGGCGGCAAGGCGGCCGAGAGCTCCTCGGACCTGCCGTTCTGGAGGGCGCGGGTGAAGAGGCCGGAGAACGCGGCCCCCGCTCCGGCGCGCGTCTCCCAGCCCGCTCTCATCCGCTCCCGGTAGTCCGGACTCTCCTCGCCCGACCAGCGCAGGATGCTCTCCATCGGGTGCCGCGTCCCGTAGAGCGGGCGCAGCGTGGGCTGCGCGAAGGTCACGAGGCCCGCGCGCGGCTCGAAGTCGCCCCACCGCTCCAGGGCGTGGTGGGCGGCCGCGACCGCGCCGCAGGCCGCCGCGGTGGCGGTCGGTCGGTCGGTGATCGCCACCGACAGCGGGAGGCCGGCGAGCGCCGTCGCGAGAGCCTCGCCCCCCGGGAGCTCGTCCACCGGGTCGAGGTCGAGGACGAACACGGCGCCGGCGGCCGCCGACTCGACGTCCCCGAGGAACGCCGCGAGGTCCCGGTCGAGCCCCCGCCGGACGAGCGACGGCCGGACGACGTCGAGCGTCTTCCCTTCGTTCCCGAGAAGCCGGTTCGTGATCGCCACGGCGAGCTGCTCGGAGAGATCGTCGGAGGCGCTGACGACGAGGGAGCGCCCGCAGCAGGCCACCAGCTCGGCGACCAGCGCGGCAGCCCGTGCCGGCGTGGGTGGGTCCGGGACGGAGCCCAGTGCGGCCGCGACGTCGCCTGCGCCGGTCTTCCGGGCCACTCCGGCCGCAATGAAGAGGGCGAGAGCGCGCCGCTCGGCCGCCGTGGAGCTCCACCTCTCGTCCGCGGCCGCGCCGGTCAGCGAGAGCGAGCCCTCGATCTGCACGAGGCGGGGGGCTCCTCGGCGTCCGCTCTCCCGCCGCCGGGCCGCCCACGCCTGCGTGTGCGCGACGGGCTCCGGGCCGGTGGCCAGCGGATCTCCTCCCAGGGAGACGACGAGGTCGGCCTGAGCGAGGTCCAGCGCCGGAGCGAGCGGGCGGCCGGTCAGGAGCCCGTGGGCCTCGAGCAGCGCCGAGGAGGAGGCCGGGCCCGGGTCGTGCTCGACGAGGGTCCCGCCATACGGGGCGAGGAACCGCGCGACGGTCTCCCGGGCCGTCGGTCCCGACAGCGTGGGTGCGAGGACGAAGACCTTCTTCCCCGCCTCGCGCACCTCCCCGAGCCTCGCGAGAACGTGGGCGTCCAGCTCGGCGAAGGTGACCGGCCTGCCCCCGAGGGTCGGTCCCTGCAGGCGTCCCGCGTCGTACAGGGCGCGCACGTCGGCCTGCCCGATCGCGCAGAGGCCCCCCTTCGAGAGCGGGTGATCGGGGTGCCCCTCGAGCTTCACGGGACGCCCGTCGAGGGCCGACACCATGAGACCGCACGCGGCCGGGCACGCCGTGCAGGTCGAGGCGTAGTGAACCGGGACGCCCGGCGTGATCTCGTCCGGCGGCACGAGGTACGGCAGCGCGTGGCGCACCGGGGAGCGCTGGCAGGCCGTCAGCGTCACCGCCGCGCCGATGCCGAGCCCCCTGAGGAACTCCCGCCGGCTCGCGGGCGGAAGGGGCGGCTCGTCCCGCTCGTCCCTCTCGGGAGACGGGACCTCGGAGAGCGGGCCAAGAGGCTCGATCCACGGGGTCGGGTGCTTCCTTCGTCGGCTCATCGGAACGCCTTCCCCTGATCAGCGCATCCGCCATCTCAGTGATGGCAGACCGCGCAGTCGGTCAACCGGTTGGCCCGGGTCATCGGCGCGGTTCCGGGCGGAAAGGCCTCCTCCCGGGGCACGTTGAGCGCCGCGACCGCCGCCCTCTCGGCGGCTTTCGGCCAGCTGCGACGATGGCAGTCGAGGCACCAGCCCATGGTGAGGGCGCTCTCCTGGGTCACCCGGCCCATCGTCTCCACCGCTCCGTGGCAGGTCTGGCAGGCGACGCCCTTCGTCACGTGGATCGAGTGGTCGAAGAAGACGAAATCCGGAAGGCGGTGGACGCGGACCCACTCGATCGCCCGCCCCTCGGAGAGCGCCTTCTTCACCTTGACCACCTCCGGGTGGTCCTTCTGCACCTGTGCGTGGCAGTTCATGCAGATCGCCGCGGGCGGGATCCCCGCGTTGCGGCCACGCTCGGCCCCGTAGTGGCAGTACTGGCAGGGGATCTTCAGGGCGCCGGCGTGGACCGCGTGGGAGTAGACGACGGGCTGGTTCGGGGAGTAGCCGCGGTTCGTCGGCTCGCACGCGGCGAGGACGAGAACGAGGAGCCCCGCCGCCAGCGCGCGCCGCGCCGCTCGCCCGGGAGCGCTAGGCGGCCGCATGGGCGCTCGTCCTTCCGGAGCGGGAGAGGTGCCTCAGGAGCCCGACGAACGTCGCGCTCCAGGCGACGAGCGCCACGAACAGGAAGACGCGCGGCAGGAAGAGGAGGAAGGGCAGCTCCAGGACCTGAGCCAGCCGGAGCGTGCTCACGCTGTACATGCCGAGCGGGAAGACCGCTCCCCAGTAGAGCGGGTCGTAGGTCATCTCGAACCTCCGGTAGACGTGCCTCCAGACGGCGAGGATCACGAGCATCGGGATCCACCACGTGGCGGTCGCCCAGAACAGCGCGGTGAAGCCGAGTAGGAAGGGCCGCATCTGCCCGAGGAGGGCCGACCGGGGCACGTTGGCGATCAGGGTCGTCCCCGCGAGCGCGGAGATCGCCATCGCTCCCATGTTGACCCAGTAGGGGGGCATCAGGTCGGACGGCGCGAAGCGGAAGAACGTGTACCGGTAGAAGATGAGCGAGATCATCCAGATGTAGAGCATTCCGCCGCAGAGCCAGAAGACGAGGCTGAAGAAGAGGAGGGTGTCGTGCGGCCCGGGGAGGCGGCTCGCCACGAGCCCTCCCAGGTTCGAGATCGACTCCGTGGCCACGACGGCCACGAGCCAGCCGCCGCTGATCCCGTCCGCCAGGGTCGGCTTCACGTCCTTCACGGTGTAGGCGGCGAAGACCCCGTACGTCAGCACGACCCAGAGGACGACCGCCAGGAGGAGCAGCGCGACGGCCCCCGTGAGCTCCTCGCGCACGAGGACGCACTGGACGCCGAGGACGCTCGACCCCGCGACCATCGTGAAGAAGCCCACCCCGCGCTGGTGGTCGACGAGGTCCTCGAGGACGCGTCTCGGATAGCGCGCGACCCGCGCGACCGTGAGTGCCCAGAGGACGACGTAGGTCACGACGTTGACCGCGAGAAGGACGTCCGCCAGGAGGCCGAGGCCCAGCAGCTTGCACGCCACCGACACGATGCCGGTGGCCATCACCATGCCGAAGTAGGCCGGGTGGAGCCGCTCCAGGCTGGTCATGCGTCCCCCGGCTCCCGCCGGCGCAGCCGCTTCGCCAGGCCTTCCATCTCCCGGGCGAGCTGCTCGACCTCTTTCGCGATGGCGGGCTGCTCCATCTCGCGCGAGAACCGCGGGAGGCTGTCGGACATCATCCCCGTCACGACCCGGTGCATCCAAACGAGGCACGTGACCGACAGGCCGAAGAGGAGGATCCAGCAGGTCGTCCAGATGCCCGAGGCCCCCACGAGGGTGCCGAAGACGATCGGGAAGACGAAGCCCCCCAGGCCGCCGATCACCCCCACCAGCCCCCCCACGACGCCGACGTCCGCCGGGAAGTAGGTCGGGATGTACTTGTAGACGGCGGCCATCCCGATCCCCATGAACATCGCGAGCAGGAGAGCCAGCCCGGTGAAGATGTTCCGGTTGGCCTGGAAGTAGACGTGCGTGACGCCGCGGGCCAGGAGCTGCTTCCTGACGACGGCCTCCCCGGGCTTCACCGCCGGCTCGTGCCAGGAGTTCCAGGCCGGCCAGACCATGACGTCGCGGTCGTCGACGGTCCGATCCGGACGCACCGCGAGCGGGTACGTCCTGCCGGCCACGACGATGCCTCGAGGGGTGACCTCGTCCACGCGACCGGCCGACACGGCCATGATCCCCTCGCCGGGCGCGAAGACGTCCATGCGCGGCACGGCGAGCAGGACGCAGCAGGTACAGCAGCCGCCGAGCACCCAGTACATGACCCGCCGGGCCCCGTAGCGGTCCGAGAGCCAGCCGCCGACGGCGCGGAAGAGGCCCGACGGGAGGCTGAAGGCCGCGGCGAGGACGCCGGCCGCCGACACCGAGACCGAATAGGCGTTCACGTAGTAGGGGATCAGCCACTGCGCGAGCGCGACGAACCCGCCGAAGACGAGGAGGTAGTAGAGCCCGAAACGCCACACCCGCATCACCTTCAGCGGCTCGAGCCGCTGGGCGAGGCTCTTCGAGGCCGACGGCAGGCCCTCGCGGGTGTACGTGAAGAGCCAGAAGACGACGGCCGTCACGAGGAGGGCCGCGGCGAAGATCCGGGGGAGCGCCCGCCAGCTCTCCACGTGCGCCCCCTTCCCCGTCAAGGCCTGCAGCACGAACGGAGCCGTCATGCTCGTCAGGGCGGCGCCGACGTTCCCCATCCCGAAGATGCCGAGCGCCGTCCCCTGCTGCTCCTTCGGGAACCACGTGGCCGTGTACGCGACGCCGACCGCGAAGGAGCTCCCCGCGATGCCGAAGCCGAGACCGCCGGCGGCGAAGCTCCAGAAGCCGTTCGCGAAGCTCGTGAGGAACGCGGCCACGGCCGAGACGAGCAGCACGGCCGTGAAGACGACGCGCCCCCCGAAGCGGTCGGTCAGGATTCCGGCGGGGAGCCGCAGGAGGGACCCCGTCAGGACGGGGAGCCCGATCAGCCATCCCATCTCCGCCTTGTCGAAGGCGAAGGCCTTGTTGTCGACGAGGAACGTGACGAGGACGCCGTTCATCATCCAGACGGCGAAGCAGACGGTGAACGCCAGCGTGTTCATCGTCAGAACCGTCCAGGCCTTCGCGCGCCCGCTCATCCGTCTCTCTTCGGCCCCGGCGCTCTCAGCGCTTCGCGGCGCCCCGCGGCCGGTTCCAGACCACGAGCTGGTTCGGGCGCCAGAGGTACGGCACGGGGGCGACCAGGGCGTGGACGAGCCGCGTGAAGCTGAAGACCCCCAGGAGGACCCAGGCGCCCACGACGTGTATCTGCGCCGGGAGCTTCAGGTCGACCATCAGCTGGATCTCGGGCTGGAACCGGACGAGGGACCAGAGGTACGGGACGACGGTCTGCGTGTACCACGCGCTCCCCCACCGCAACGTGATCGCGACCCAGAGACCGGTGCCGATCTCGAACAGGAGGAGGACGTAGACGAGGATGTCGGCCGCCGACGTCACCACCCGCAGGCGGGGCGCCGCCGCGCGCCGCACGATGAGCGCCCCGAGGCCGAAGAGCGTCAGGAGCGCGGCCGCGAGCGCCGTGGACTCGAGGAGGAAGAGCCGGATCGGCACGCCGTTCCAGAGCGTCATCCCTCGAGGGAAGAGGAACCCCACGAGGTGGCCGAAGAAGAGCGTCAGTATCCCGAAATGGAACGGGACCGACCCCCAGAAGAGCTCCTTCGTCTCGAGGAACTGCGACGAGAGGCTGCTGAACGTGAACGGGTCCCGCCGGTACCTCTGGATCGACACCAGCAGGAAGAGGACGACCGAGACGTAAGGGAGCGCGGCGAAGAGCAGGACGTTAAGCAAGGGCGTCAGCCTCCAGGTCGACGTCGTCGACCCTCTCGGGCGGGGGAAGCGGTTCGCCGCCGCCGAGCGGCGCGAGGAAGGAGGGCAGCGCCCGCAGGACGTCGGCCCACGGGCTGTCGGTGTCCTTCAGGGCCTCCGTCATGCGCGTGAGCCCCGGGAGGAGGAGCGCGTCGACGAGCGTCTCCCGGTCCTCATCTGGCGGCAGCGCGGCCAGGAGCCTGAGGACGGCCGGCAGGTAGTCGGACAGCTCGCCGTCGCCGAGCGCCACGCCCGCCTTCCGCATCTCGGCCACGAGCCCCGAGAGGAGGGCGCCCCGCTGGTACGACTCGCCGAAGAGGTGATACCCGAGGTGGAGCGTGCAGACCGGCGACAGGTCGAAGAGCCCCGAGTAGCGCTCCTCGGCCCCGCCCGGCGCCGCCGACGACAGCCAGCCCGACAGCCTCGAGGAGCGCCGCGGACATCTCCGGCGCGACGTCCTCCGCCAGCCCGGCCCCCTCGAGGGCGCCGCGCGCGGACGAGCCGTTCGGGTAGTCGAGCGCGGCCGCGACCTGCCCGAGCGCGCAGGAGACGAGGGCCGGGTCGACCTCGGCGAGCCTCACGAGCCTCTCTCCGGCTTCTTGCGGAAGCCCATCCCCGCGAAGCCTTTCACCGCGAGCGGCTCGTCGAGCATCTCGATCGCCTGCTCGCGGTGCATCGGCGGGATCACGAACCGGTCGTCCGCCGGGGCGATCGACGTCAGGTAGTAGATCGCCTCGGCCTCTTCCACCGTGGTGTCCGCCTCGGCGAGGAGCCTCGTGGCGTCCTCGAGCGTCGACGTCGCCCACGGTCACCGCGCGGCGGTAGGTCCTCACCGCGAGCTGTTTGCGGAGCGCGTACCGCACGACGCCCTCGTTCCCGGCGCCGAAGAGGCTCGCCATGTACTGGAGCGGCAGGCGGTACTTGTCGATCGCGCCGAGGAACCCGACCGTCGTGTCCCGGGGACCCTTCTCGTCCCCCGAGCCGCCGGCGATCGTCGTGTCGTAGCCCTGCTCGCCGTTCGCGGCCATCACGGGGAGGAGCGGCGGGACGTAGAACAGCATGGGGAGCGTCCGGTGCTCGGCGTGAAGCGGCAGCGCCAGTCCCCACTCGACGACCCACTTGTAGACGGGCGACTTCTGAGCCGAGGCGATCACGTCGTCGGTGATGCCGGCCCGCTTCGCGGCCGCGATCACCTCCGGGTCCTTCGGGTCGAGGATCATCTTGCGCTGCGCCGTGACGAGGTCCTTCTCGTCGGCCGCCAGCGTCTCCTCGATCTTCTCGGCGTCGTAGAGGACGATCCCGAAGTAGCGGATCCGCCCGACGCACGAGTGGAAGCACGCGGGCGCCTGCCCGGTCTCGAGGCGCGGGTAGCAGAGGATGCACTTCTCGCTCTTGCCCGTGCCCCAGTTGAAGTAGACCTTCTTGTACGGGCACGCGGTGACGCAGAACCGCCAGGCGCGGCAGCGCTCCTGGCTGAGGAGGACGATCCCGTCCTCGCCCCGCTTGTAGAGCGCGCCCGACGGGCAGGCCGCCACACAGGTCGGGTTGACGCAGTGGTTGCAGATCCTCGGGAGATAGAAGAAGACGAGCTTCTGCAGCTCGAAGAGCACGCTGCGCTCCTCGGCCGAGACGTGGGCCAGGTTCGGGTCGTTCACCGCGTAGACCGGCGAGCCCCCGAGGTCGTCGTCCCAGTTCGGCCCGGCCTCGATCTCCATCTCCTTGCCCGTAATCATCGAGATCGGCCTGGCGATCGGCTGGTCCGCACCCTCCTTCGCGTCGAAGAGGTCCTTGTAGGTGTAGGTGAAGGGCTCGTAATAGTCGTCGATCGTGGGGAGATTCGGGTTGTGGAACACCGTCATGGCGCCCCGCACCTTCCCGACGGCGCGCACCTTCAGCTCGTCCCCGTCCTTCTCCCAGCCCCCCTTGTACTTCTCCTGGTCCTCCCAGGCCGTCGGGTAGCCCGTCCCCGGCTTCGTCTCGACGTTGTTCCACCACATGTACTCGGCGCCCTTGCGGTCCGTCCAGATGTTCTTGCAGGCGATCGAGCAGGTGTGGCAGCCGATGCACTTGTCGAGGTGGAAGACCATCGAGACCTGTGCGCGTACATCCATCGTCCTGCTCCTACAGCTCGACCTTGGACAGCTTCCGGACTCGGACCGAGGTGTCGCGGTTCACACCCGTGGGGCCCCAGTAGTTGAAGTGGTAGGTGAACTGCCCGTAGCCGCCCACCATGAGGACGGGCTTCAGCCGGATGCGCGTCAGGCTGTTGTGCCCCCCCGCCCGGCGTCCGCCGCGCAGCGGCGACTTCGGCACCCCGATCGTCCGCTCGGGCGCGTGGTACTGGATGCAGATGCCGGCCGGAATGCGGGCGGAGACCACCGCCCGCGTGCAGACCACGCCGTGGTCGTTGTGGATCTCGACCCAGTCGTTGTCGACGATCCCGATCTTCTCGGCGTCCCGGTCGCTCACCCAGAGCGGCTCGATGCCGCGCGACAGCGTCAGCATCCGGTGGTTCTCGGAGTAGGTCGAGTGGATGTGCCACTTGCCGTGCGGCGTCAGGTAGTTCAGGAGGAGCCCGTCGTCGATGCTCTCCCTCAGGTCGCCGTACTCGGCCGGGCGCGGCACCGGCTTGTAGACGGGCAGGTTCTCGCCGAAGTCCAGGTACCCCTGGTGGTCGAGGTAGAGGTGCTGCCGTCCGGTGAGCGTCCGCCACGGCAGGAGCTTCTCGACCTGCGTCGTGAAGGCCGAGTAGGCGCGCCCGTTCTCGACGAGCCCGGACCAGCACGGGCTGTTCAGGATGCGGCGCGGCTGCGCCTGCAGCTCCTTGTACGTCGTCCGCGCCGCCCGCGCCCCTTCGGCGAGGTCGACCAGCTTCAGGCCCGTCCTCTTCTCGAGGTACCTGTAGCCGTCCCAGGCGATCTCGCCGTTCGTCTCGGGGGCCAGGTGGAGGATCGCGTCCGCCGCCTGCTCCGCTTCCCGGATCGACGGCAGGACCCGGCCGTCCACCGTCTCGGTGACCCGCGTTTTCACCAGCTCGTCGAACTGGTCGGCCACGTTCAGCTTCACGCCGTGGGCGCCGATGCCGTCCCTCATGGCCGGGCCGAGCGCGACGAAGCGCTGGTGGAGCCTCCGGTAGTCCCGGGTGACGATCTTCATCGGCGACATCGTCCTGCCGGGGACCGGCTCGCACTCCCCCTTCGCCCAGTCCTTCACGTCGAGCTGCGAGATCTCGGCGTTCGTGTCGTGCTGGAGCGAGGTCATCACGAGGTCCTCGACCGGCTCCGGGAAATGCCGGATCGAGAGCTCGGACGTCCGGCCCGCGATGGCGCGGAACATGTCCCAGTCCGAGCGCGACTCCCACGCCGGCGGCACCGCCGCCGAGAGCGGGTGGATGAACGAGTGCATGTCGGTGGAGTTGAGGTCGGCCTTCTCGTACCAGGTCGCGGCCGGCAGGACGATGTCGGAGTAGAGCGCCGAGGTGTCCATCCGGAAGTTGATGTCGACGACGAGGTCGAGCTTCCCCTCGGGCGCGTCGCGCCACGTCACGTCGTCCACCTTCCCCTCGGCCTTCTCGGTGGCGATGAGGTTCGTGTGCGTGCCGAGGTAGTGCTTGAGGAAGTACTCGTGCCCCTTCGCGCTCGCCATCAGCGCGTTGCCGCGCCAGATGAACCAGACGCGCGGCCAGTTCTCCGGGGCGTCCGGGTCCTCGACGGCGAACTTCAGGTCGCCCTTCTTCAGGCGGTCGACGGTGTGCGCGACGACCTCGGCCTCCGTTTTGGCCCCCTGGGCGCGCGCCTTCTTCACCACCTCGATCGAGCTCTCGTTCCACTGCGGAAAGAACGGGAGCCAGCCGTTCTTCACGGCCTTCACCTGGAGGTCGGCGGTGTGGCCCTTGGCGATGGTGGTCGGGGACGGCTCGTCGGGGACCGGCTGGTACTCGGTGAACTCCGCCTCGTAGCGCCACTGGTCGCAGTGCATGTAGTGCCACGAGGGTGCGTTCTGAAGGCGGGGCGGGCTCGCCCAGTCCCGCGCGAAGGCGATGTAGGACCACGGCGCGACCGGCGCCAGCTTCTCCTGCCCCACGTAGTGGTTCAGGCCGCCGCCGTTCTTTCCGACGCAGCCGGTCAGGATCAGCGCCACGATACCCGCCCGGTACATCAGGTTGTTGTGGTACCAGTGGTTGATCCCGGCCCCGATGATGATCGAGCACTTCCCGCCCGTTCGCTCCGCCGTGCTCGCCCACTCGCGCGCGAAGCTGACGACGGTCTTCCGGTCGATCCCGGTCAGCTTCTCCTGCCAGGCGGGCGTGTACGTGAGGTCGGCGTCGTCGTAGTCCCGGGGGTATTCGCCCGCCAGCCCGCGGCTGACCCCGTACCGGGCCATCAGGAGGTCGAAGATCGTCGCGACCCGGACCTTCTTTCCGTCCTTCGTCGCGAGCGTGACGGACGGGACGCCGCGAAGGACGACGTTCTCGGACTCGTACTGCTCGAACTCGACCTGGAGGACCTCGCCTTTCCGGTCGAGGAGCGAGAGCGCCGGGTCGATCGGCTCACCCGTCCTGGCGTCCTCCAGCTTCAGGTTCCACTTCCCGTCGGCCTCGCCCCAGCGGTGCCCGACCGCTCCGCCCGGCATCTTCGGAAGGCCGGTCTTCGTGTCGAGGACGAGGAACTTCCACTCCCCGTTCTCCTCGGCGGAGTACTCCGCGACCTGGCCGGCGTGGACGAGCCGCCCCGCCCGGTAGCCCCGGGCCGTCGGCGTCAGCTCCACGAGGAACGGACAGTCGCTGTACTGCTTCAGGTACGACTGGAACGCCGGGGTCGGGCGGTCGGCGTGGAACTCCTTCAGGATGACGTGGCTCACGGCCATCCAGAACGCGCCGTCCTGCCCCGCGTGGAGCGGGATCCACTGGTCGGCGTACTTGGAGACCTGCGAGAAGTCGGGCGACAGGACCACGAGCTTCGTCCCGTTGTGGCGCGCCTCGGGGAGGAAATGGCAGTCCGGGGTCCGCGTCATGTTCGGGTTGGACCCCATGACGGCGATCATCTTGGAGTTGAACCAGTCCGCGCTCTCGGCCACGTCGGTCTGCTCGCCCCAGATCTCGGGCGAGGCCGGGGGCAGGTCGCAGTACCAGTCGTAGAAGGAGAGGTTCACGCCGCCGAAGAGCTGGAGGAAGCGGGACCCCGCCGCGTAGGAGAGCTGGGACATCGCGGGGATCGGGGAGAAGCCGACGACGCGGTCGGGACCGTACTTCTTCGCGGTGTAGACGTTCGCCGCCGCGATGATCTCCATGCACTCGTCGAGCCCGGCGCGCCGGAAGCCCCCCTTGCCGCGCGCCCGCTGGTAGCGGCTCCGCTTTTCCGGGTCGGACTGGAGGGATGCCCACGCGTCGACCGGATCCTGGTGCTTCTTCTTCGCCTCGGCCCAGAGGTCGAGGAGCGCGCCGCGGACGTAGGGGTACTTCACCCGGATGGGCGAGTAGAGGTACCAGGAGTAGGAGATCCCGCGCTGGCAGCCCCGCGGCTCGTACGGAGGGAGCGAGCGGTCGAGGAGGGGATAGTCGAGGGCCTGCATCTCCCAGGTGACGATCCCTTCCTTGACGTAGATGTTCCACGAGCAGCCGCCCGTGCAGTTCACCCCGTGCGTGGAGCGCACGACCTTGTCGTGCTGCCAGCGGTTCCGGTAGAACTCCTCCCAGGAACGGGTCTTCGGGCTGACGAGGTCCTTGATCCACTTCACGAGAGATGCTCCTTCCCGTTCTCGCGACGCCGCGTGAGGGGCTGCCGCACGCCGCGGAGCCGGCGTCCCCAGGCGACGTTCAGGGCGACGAGGACGGCGAGCGACCCGATACCGCCCGCCAGGGACACGCTCCACGAGTCGTCCCGGGCCGGCTCCCCGCCCAGGTTCGCCTCGTAGAGGAACGCCCGGAGCGCGAAGGCCTCGCTCGCCTCGAGCGGATGGACCGCGTAGACCTTGTTCATGAGCGGGAACGCGGGGCTCTTGAGGGCGGTGTCGAGACCCTCGTCTCCCAGGCGCGCGAAGACGTTCGTGAGGTCCTTCGCGAGGCGTCCCCCGCCGAGAAGGCCCTTCGACCCCCTCACCGTGTGACACGAGACGCACGGAGCGCCCCCGGCCTTCATCGGGGCGAGCCCCAGGAAGAGCTCGCGGCCGACCGCCCTGTCGCGCGGCGTGGCGGTCGTCGCGGCGACGAACCGGCCCGCGAGGTTGCACGGCTCCGTCGAGCAGCGGATCACGAGGTCCACGAGCATCCGGGACTCCGCGTCGGAGAGGCCGAGGTCGGGCATCCTGACGCCCTTGAACTCGGCGAGCAGGTTCCGCGCGTCGGGGTCGCTGTCGAGGAGGGCGCTCGGCGTCTTCACGAAGAGCTCGAGCCAGGCCCGGCTCCGCCGCTTGGCGACGTCCTTCAGGTCGGGCCCGACGCGGACCCCCTTGCCCACGGTGTGGCACGAGCCGCACTTCCTGGCGAAGAGGTCCTCGGCCGGAGACTGCTCCTGCGCCTGAGGTGGTGCCGCGGGCGCCGCAGCCGTCGCGGTGGTCGCGGCGGGGACGGTCGACGGCGCGGCGGGCGCCGCAGCCGAGGTCGGGGCCTGGGCCGACAGGGGGGCGGAGAGGAGAAGAGGGGGCAGGATCCAGAGGAGAGCTGGTCGCACTCGTTTCCCTTCCTCGTGAGCCGGCTTGAGCGCCGCGTCGACGTCGAAGGAAGGGCAAGGGGCGTACCACCGCGGAAACCAGCTCGGAACGGCACCGGCCGTCTCCGGGCCTCTCACTTCTGAGAGAAAGCCGGTTCCCGGCTCGTCAGGATTGAGAGCCGCGCCTCCGGCTCAGGAGCGGTTCCGGCCCGTCTCGCCCCCCTTGAGCCCGAACCGCTCGAGCCGGCGGTAGAGCGTCGCCGGCGAGATGCCGAGGTCCTCGGCGGCCTTCTCGCGGTTCCCTCCCGACAGGCGCAGCGCCATCGCGATGTAGCCCCGCTCGAACCGATCGATCGCCTGCGTCAGGTCGAGGTCCGGCCCCCCGGCGCTCCGGACGTCGGACGGAATCTGCTCGACGTCGATTCGGCCGTCGTCGGCGAGGATCAGGGCGCGGTCGAGCACGTTCGCGAGCTCGCGCACGTTCCCCCGCCAGAGGTACTGGCAAAGCGCCCGCATCGCGCCGGCCGTCACGATCGGGACGGGGATGCCGCTCCGTTGCGCGTTGCGCTGGAGCAGCCGCTGAACGAGTCCCGGCACGTCCTCGCGCCTTTCCCGGAGCGGCGGGACGTGAATCTCGAGCACGGCGAGGCGGTAGTAGAGGTCTTCCCGGAACTCGTGCGTCTCGACGAGGTCCGCGAGGCGGCGATGGGTCGCGACGATGAGGCGGGCTTCGAACGGCGCGGTGCGGTCGCTCCCGAGCGGCTGCACTTCCCGCGCCTCGAGCGCGCGCAGGAGCTTGGCCTGCGCCGCCAGGGACAGCTCGCCGATCTCGTCGAGGAAGACCGTTCCGCGTCCCGCGGCCCGCAGGAGCCCCTCCCGCCGGCGTTCGGCCCCGGTGAAAGCTCCGCGCTCGTGCCCGAAGAGCTCGCTCTCGACCAGCGTGTCCGGCAGAGCCGCGAGATTGACGGCGAGGAACGGCTCGTCGCGCCCGGCGCCGAGCTGGTGGATCGACCGCGAGACGACCTCCTTGCCGGTACCGGTCTCCCCGCTCACGAGGACCGTCGCCCGCGAGCCGGCGGCGCGGCGGACCCAGCCCAGGACCTCCTGCATCGCGGCCGACACGGCGACGATCTCGGTCTCCGAGTCCCGCTCGTTCAGCATCCGGCGCAGGCGCCCGTTCTCCCGCACGAGCTCTCCGTGGGCCAGGAGGTTCGCCACCTTGCGCGCCACCTCCTCGAGGATGAGCGGCTTCAGGAGGTAGTCGTGCGCGCCGAGCCGGAGCGCCTCGACGGCCGACTCGACGGACGCGAAGGCCGTCGTCAGCAGGACGCCCATCTCCTCGTCCAGCTCCCGGGCCCGCCGGACCACGGTGAGCCCGTCCACGCCGGGAAGACGAAGGTCGGTGACGAGGAGGCCGAAGCTCTCGACCGCCAGGCGCTCGAGGGCCTCCTCCCCCGTCGCGACCCCGACGACGTGATGCCCCCGGCGCGAGAGGTACTGCACGAGGGCGTCGCGCTGGGCCCGCTCGTCCTCCACGATCAGGAGGCGTCCCGTGGGCTCGTTCACGCGGCTCGTCCGGTGTCGGCCGTGGCCCGCTCCACGACTGCCGCGGGCAGCGACACGACGGCCGTGGTGCCGTGCCCCA is drawn from Holophagales bacterium and contains these coding sequences:
- the narI gene encoding respiratory nitrate reductase subunit gamma — translated: MLNVLLFAALPYVSVVLFLLVSIQRYRRDPFTFSSLSSQFLETKELFWGSVPFHFGILTLFFGHLVGFLFPRGMTLWNGVPIRLFLLESTALAAALLTLFGLGALIVRRAAAPRLRVVTSAADILVYVLLLFEIGTGLWVAITLRWGSAWYTQTVVPYLWSLVRFQPEIQLMVDLKLPAQIHVVGAWVLLGVFSFTRLVHALVAPVPYLWRPNQLVVWNRPRGAAKR
- the narJ gene encoding nitrate reductase molybdenum cofactor assembly chaperone — protein: MSGWLSSAAPGGAEERYSGLFDLSPVCTLHLGYHLFGESYQRGALLSGLVAEMRKAGVALGDGELSDYLPAVLRLLAALPPDEDRETLVDALLLPGLTRMTEALKDTDSPWADVLRALPSFLAPLGGGEPLPPPERVDDVDLEADALA
- a CDS encoding NarK/NasA family nitrate transporter, producing MSGRAKAWTVLTMNTLAFTVCFAVWMMNGVLVTFLVDNKAFAFDKAEMGWLIGLPVLTGSLLRLPAGILTDRFGGRVVFTAVLLVSAVAAFLTSFANGFWSFAAGGLGFGIAGSSFAVGVAYTATWFPKEQQGTALGIFGMGNVGAALTSMTAPFVLQALTGKGAHVESWRALPRIFAAALLVTAVVFWLFTYTREGLPSASKSLAQRLEPLKVMRVWRFGLYYLLVFGGFVALAQWLIPYYVNAYSVSVSAAGVLAAAFSLPSGLFRAVGGWLSDRYGARRVMYWVLGGCCTCCVLLAVPRMDVFAPGEGIMAVSAGRVDEVTPRGIVVAGRTYPLAVRPDRTVDDRDVMVWPAWNSWHEPAVKPGEAVVRKQLLARGVTHVYFQANRNIFTGLALLLAMFMGIGMAAVYKYIPTYFPADVGVVGGLVGVIGGLGGFVFPIVFGTLVGASGIWTTCWILLFGLSVTCLVWMHRVVTGMMSDSLPRFSREMEQPAIAKEVEQLAREMEGLAKRLRRREPGDA